In Thunnus maccoyii chromosome 11, fThuMac1.1, whole genome shotgun sequence, one genomic interval encodes:
- the itprid2 gene encoding protein ITPRID2 isoform X2 yields MESGALGMDTSAGTDPTVQSDCSIACLRRRAWAQSRDWQETEPEHCGPQGPQQSQTDSEGDAQRPSEEPGRVPNKITSWLIECRTPLGASLDDQSASPSRGALRNGCSFEDDLSLGAEANHLQSSNKKTESCFGLAADQKRSQYKERGRSMNSTGSGKSSTVSSVSEVSEQSEEHPEENLTLRVSELLDLYEEDPEEILLNLGFGREEPDLASKVPSRFFNNSSTARGIDIKVYLGAQMQRMELENPNYALTSRFRQIEVLTTVANEFFQLYSQVSGQPVQRISSRDQGGEKVEGVSEEPPPGLKRSSSALNAAKLLKKTLSRHNLLMASPESPEAHTLHQETQLNGHAHSDHALNNGHTHNGPEQDGGSTDPDHQKHSRKKDSCSLATVNEETSGDGETDRLTDDSPEQSSTGTAANGAQQTQSADLQSTNQRTEKGTQVIREEKNLTSTPEKAPSTLLPPKLTQLRTENADSFDMEEIQSNEDEALPPRISRNNDLLRTVSQQSDSSGFAEEPSAESSYLKVQESSDSCDSETTVTSHPSQDVATPLALDQPAFDLLHSREEEAEPSGTAEADGRSSSREEDKHERSSEQVPQYTAHQLPRNRATGVQQDENRDEGLDETGDQIDPEPEPELELPRSLSASEQEPELTQNQTETTADTVAPTEGVGAEDKAQVEHVRLDDSYCPPTPSSPVMGALNRAKKNQLSQHPQPSETSQIPGRGRGRGGIPLQRSSSLPSSLLSPARVVSSVRIQFGRGQASCTQPRYSFRYTQETRGDAEEEEEKEEGQTNCRSTQNINHASSSGSNNKPPRLPTESPVPPKPIPSYLMQSSHSLQSPSPPPDWSPRGQALSWSTQSVPDLSSSQQQLGQFQHNMSSNQNQQSWNSGQMMFPYPTPTPTPNPTAQYLNPSPSPSPSINPNPYPFTLNPPPQYPSPLHPYASLPNLLHHNHPSLNHHSSLTSLHQPTTPPIPQHGSLSNLHQPSSTAPHHISLGNLHPGSPIMHHQGFSYPYSHQLPYLTPHSPQFATPYLGYHGYNMNPHLAFPHPVTQLTPEHSLHREHTPPTPGFLPGQASALGPGHSLHPGLAPSAAPGPGPSHGLSSTEMQLRRVLHDIRGTVQSLSQSRADTPDVFSERRAPLPSHPSLAEFQQKRRSLNLFRSQMMDLELSIIRQQALVYKHLSPADRLEMEQLQSLRSAVREELQELEQQLEDRLMEHTPHRGLHRDSSIDSLSTASALRAMEPVSDLLREQLFLQSELSYDGNAPSTNPSSRSSSPVRGEGGCEQRQGVYRASINITPVLPPRPNTLTEEEEEEEEEGGRDGGGGGGGGGGEVPEEEGAAGEVRVDNLQQLIREIRESVAQEVRREIYSELMAAVSPRRSPLPARQHPL; encoded by the exons CCAACCATCTTCAATCCAGTAACAAGAAAACTGAATCCTG ttttggtcttgcagcagatcagaaaaggAGTCAATataaagaaagaggaagaagtatGAACTCCACAGGATCTGGGAAGAGCAGCACCGTGTCCAG TGTTTCAGAGGTGTCGGAGCAGTCTGAGGAGCACCCAGAGGAGAACCTTACCCTGCG TGTGTCAGAGCTGCTGGACCTGTATGAGGAGGACCCAGAGGAGATCCTCTTAAATCTTGGTTTCGGTAGAGAAGAACCCGACCTGGCTTCAAAGGTTCCCTCGAGGTTCTTCAACAACTCCTCCACAGCACGAGGCATTGACATCAAG GTCTACCTGGGAGCGCAGATGCAGCGGATGGAGCTGGAGAACCCTAACTACGCTCTGACCA gTCGTTTCCGTCAGATCGAGGTTTTAACTACAGTAGCTAATGAGTTCTTCCAGCTCTACAGTCAGGTTTCTGGTCAGCCTGTCCAGCGCATCAGCTCCAGGGACCAAG GTGGAGAAAAGGTTGAAGGAGTCAGTGAGGAGCCGCCTCCTGGTCTGAAGAGGAGCAGCTCGGCGCTGAATGCTGCCAAACTCCTCAAGAAAACCCTCAGCAGACACAACCTGCTCATGGCCTCCCCTGAGTCACCTGAAGCACACACATTGCACCAGGAGACACAGCTGAACGGACACGCCCACTCTGATCACGCTCTCAACAACGGTCACACACACAACGGTCCAGAACAGGACGGTGGCAGTACCGACCCTGACCACCAGAAACATAGTCGCAAGAAAGACAGCTGTTCTCTGGCCACGGTTAACGAGGAAACTAGCGGGGATGGAGAAACAGATCGGCTGACGGACGACAG TCCTGAACAGAGCAGCACCGGAACTGCAGCCAATGGAGCGCAACAAACACAGTCAGCTGACCTCCAGTCAACCAATCAGAGAACAGAGAAGGGAACCCAGGTgatcagagaggagaagaacCTGACTTCAACTCCGGAGAAAGCTCCTTCCACTCTGCTCCCGCCCAAACTGACCCAGCTGCGCACAGAAAATGCAGACTCTTTCGACATGGAGGAG ATTCAGAGTAACGAAGATGAGGCTCTGCCACCCAGAATCTCCAGAAACAATG accTGTTGAGGACAGTCAGTCAGCAGTCAGACAGCAGTGGTTTTGCTGAGGAGCCCTCCGCTGAATCCAGCTACCTTAag GTGCAGGAGAGTAGCGACAGCTGTGACAGCGAGaccactgtgacatcacacccTTCACAAGATGTGGCCACGCCCCTTGCGCTGGACCAACCAGCGTTTGATCTGCtacacagcagagaggaggaggcagagccTAGTGGTAccgctgaggctgatgggaggaGTAGTTCCAGGGAAGAAGACAAGCATGAAAGGAGCTCAGAGCAGGTTCCACAGTACACAGCCCACCAGCTCCCCAGGAACAGAGCAACGGGAGTGCAGCAGGATGAGAACCGGGATGAGGGGCTGGATGAGACTGGGGACCAGATTGACCCAGAACCGGAACCAGAACTAGAGCTTCCCCGGAGTCTGTCTGCTTCAGAACAAGAACCAGAACTCACTCAAAACCAGACCGAGACCACTGCAGACACAGTAGCACCCACTGAGGGAGTGGGTGCTGAGGACAAGGCCCAAGTGGAGCATGTGCGCTTGGATGATTCATATTGTCCCCCTACTCCATCCTCTCCAGTCATGGGTGCTCTGAACCGAGCCAAAAAGAACCAGCTGAGCCAGCACCCCCAGCCCAGTGAGACGTCCCAAATCCCGGGTAGAGGACGAGGAAGAGGTGGTATCCCCCTGCAGAGATCCTCCTCCTTGCCCTCCTCACTTCTGTCGCCCGCCAGGGTAGTGTCCTCTGTCAGGATCCAGTTTGGGCGAGGCCAGGCATCTTGCACCCAGCCCAGGTACTCCTTCAGATACACCCAAGAGACCAGAGgagatgcagaggaggaggaggaaaaggaggaaggacaAACCAATTGTCGCTCTACTCAGAACATAAACCATGCCTCCTCTTCTGGCTCTAACAACAAACCACCAAGACTCCCCACCGAATCTCCCGTCCCACCCAAACCAATCCCAAGCTACCTGATGCAGTCATCACATTCTCTGCAGAGTCCCAGTCCTCCTCCTGATTGGTCACCAAGAGGCCAAGCCCTTTCCTGGAGCACCCAGAGCGTTCCTGATCTCTCCTCCAGTCAGCAGCAGCTTGGCCAGTTCCAACACAACATGAGTTCCAACCAAAACCAGCAAAGTTGGAATTCAGGACAGATGATGTTCCCTTATCCTACCCCTACtcctacccctaaccctacagCTCAGTACTTAAATCCAAGCCCCAGTCCCAGCCCCAGCATTAACCCAAACCCATACCCCTTCACCCTGAACCCTCCTCCACAGTACCCCTCCCCTCTGCATCCGTATGCCAGTCTTCCTAACCTCCTTCATCACAACCACCCCTCCCTGAACCATCATTCTAGTCTCACCAGTCTCCACCAACCTACAACTCCTCCAATCCCCCAGCACGGCAGCCTCTCCAACTTGCACCAGCCCTCTTCCACAGCTCCTCATCACATCAGTCTGGGCAACCTGCATCCAGGAAGTCCTATAATGCACCACCAGGGCTTCAGTTACCCATACAGTCATCAGTTGCCTTACCTCACTCCTCACAGCCCACAGTTTGCCACACCCTATCTTGGTTACCATGGGTATAACATGAACCCACACCTGGCATTTCCTCACCCTGTCACACAGTTGACCCCAGAACACAGCCTCCACCGGGAACACACTCCTCCTACCCCGGGCTTCCTCCCAGGCCAGGCCTCAGCCCTCGGCCCAGGTCACAGCCTTCACCCAGGTCTTGCTCCTTCTGCTGCTCCAGGTCCAGGCCCCAGCCATGGCCTGTCAAGTACTGAGATGCAGCTGAGGAGAGTTCTGCATGACATCAGAGGAACGGTTCAGAGTTTGAGCCAG AGCCGAGCCGACACTCCAGACGTGTTCAGTGAGCGCAGAGCACCTCTGCCCAGCCACCCG TCTTTGGCAGAGTTTCAACAGAAGAGGCGGAGTCTGAACTTGTTCCGCAGTCAGATGATGGACCTAGAGCTGTCAATCATCCGACAGCAGGCTCTGGTCTACAAACACCTGAGTCCTGCTGACAG gctggAGATGGAGCAGCTTCAATCTCTGAGGTCAGCAGTCAGAGAGGAACTGCAGGAGCTGGAACAACAGTTGGAAGACAGACTGATGGAACACACACCACACAGG GGTCTCCATAGGGACAGCAGTATTGACAGTCTGTCCACTGCCTCTGCACTGAGAGCCATGGAGCCG GTGTCAGACCTCCTCAGAGAGCAGCTCTTCCTCCAGTCAGAGCTCAGCTATGACGGCAACGCTCCCTCCACCAACCCTTCCTCCCGGTCCTCCAGTCCAGTcagaggagaaggaggctgCGAGCAGAGACAAGGCGTGTACCGGGCATCAATCAACATAACCCCTGTCCTCCCTCCTCGACCCAACACActcactgaggaagaggaggaggaggaggaggaaggagggagggatggtggtggtggtggaggagggggaggaggagaagtaccagaggaggagggagcagcAGGAGAAGTCAGAGTGGACAACCTGCAGCAGCTCATCAGAGAG ATTCGAGAGAGCGTGGCGCAGGAGGTCCGACGGGAGATCTACAGCGAGCTGATGGCTGCAGTGTCACCACGGCGATCACCCCTACCGGCTAGACAACACCCCTTGTAG
- the itprid2 gene encoding protein ITPRID2 isoform X4: MESGALGMDTSAGTDPTVQSDCSIACLRRRAWAQSRDWQETEPEHCGPQGPQQSQTDSEGDAQRPSEEPGRVPNKITSWLIECRTPLGASLDDQSASPSRGALRNGCSFEDDLSLGAEANHLQSSNKKTESCFGLAADQKRSQYKERGRSMNSTGSGKSSTVSSVSELLDLYEEDPEEILLNLGFGREEPDLASKVPSRFFNNSSTARGIDIKVYLGAQMQRMELENPNYALTSRFRQIEVLTTVANEFFQLYSQVSGQPVQRISSRDQGGEKVEGVSEEPPPGLKRSSSALNAAKLLKKTLSRHNLLMASPESPEAHTLHQETQLNGHAHSDHALNNGHTHNGPEQDGGSTDPDHQKHSRKKDSCSLATVNEETSGDGETDRLTDDSPEQSSTGTAANGAQQTQSADLQSTNQRTEKGTQVIREEKNLTSTPEKAPSTLLPPKLTQLRTENADSFDMEEIQSNEDEALPPRISRNNDLLRTVSQQSDSSGFAEEPSAESSYLKVQESSDSCDSETTVTSHPSQDVATPLALDQPAFDLLHSREEEAEPSGTAEADGRSSSREEDKHERSSEQVPQYTAHQLPRNRATGVQQDENRDEGLDETGDQIDPEPEPELELPRSLSASEQEPELTQNQTETTADTVAPTEGVGAEDKAQVEHVRLDDSYCPPTPSSPVMGALNRAKKNQLSQHPQPSETSQIPGRGRGRGGIPLQRSSSLPSSLLSPARVVSSVRIQFGRGQASCTQPRYSFRYTQETRGDAEEEEEKEEGQTNCRSTQNINHASSSGSNNKPPRLPTESPVPPKPIPSYLMQSSHSLQSPSPPPDWSPRGQALSWSTQSVPDLSSSQQQLGQFQHNMSSNQNQQSWNSGQMMFPYPTPTPTPNPTAQYLNPSPSPSPSINPNPYPFTLNPPPQYPSPLHPYASLPNLLHHNHPSLNHHSSLTSLHQPTTPPIPQHGSLSNLHQPSSTAPHHISLGNLHPGSPIMHHQGFSYPYSHQLPYLTPHSPQFATPYLGYHGYNMNPHLAFPHPVTQLTPEHSLHREHTPPTPGFLPGQASALGPGHSLHPGLAPSAAPGPGPSHGLSSTEMQLRRVLHDIRGTVQSLSQSRADTPDVFSERRAPLPSHPSLAEFQQKRRSLNLFRSQMMDLELSIIRQQALVYKHLSPADRLEMEQLQSLRSAVREELQELEQQLEDRLMEHTPHRGLHRDSSIDSLSTASALRAMEPVSDLLREQLFLQSELSYDGNAPSTNPSSRSSSPVRGEGGCEQRQGVYRASINITPVLPPRPNTLTEEEEEEEEEGGRDGGGGGGGGGGEVPEEEGAAGEVRVDNLQQLIREIRESVAQEVRREIYSELMAAVSPRRSPLPARQHPL; encoded by the exons CCAACCATCTTCAATCCAGTAACAAGAAAACTGAATCCTG ttttggtcttgcagcagatcagaaaaggAGTCAATataaagaaagaggaagaagtatGAACTCCACAGGATCTGGGAAGAGCAGCACCGTGTCCAG TGTGTCAGAGCTGCTGGACCTGTATGAGGAGGACCCAGAGGAGATCCTCTTAAATCTTGGTTTCGGTAGAGAAGAACCCGACCTGGCTTCAAAGGTTCCCTCGAGGTTCTTCAACAACTCCTCCACAGCACGAGGCATTGACATCAAG GTCTACCTGGGAGCGCAGATGCAGCGGATGGAGCTGGAGAACCCTAACTACGCTCTGACCA gTCGTTTCCGTCAGATCGAGGTTTTAACTACAGTAGCTAATGAGTTCTTCCAGCTCTACAGTCAGGTTTCTGGTCAGCCTGTCCAGCGCATCAGCTCCAGGGACCAAG GTGGAGAAAAGGTTGAAGGAGTCAGTGAGGAGCCGCCTCCTGGTCTGAAGAGGAGCAGCTCGGCGCTGAATGCTGCCAAACTCCTCAAGAAAACCCTCAGCAGACACAACCTGCTCATGGCCTCCCCTGAGTCACCTGAAGCACACACATTGCACCAGGAGACACAGCTGAACGGACACGCCCACTCTGATCACGCTCTCAACAACGGTCACACACACAACGGTCCAGAACAGGACGGTGGCAGTACCGACCCTGACCACCAGAAACATAGTCGCAAGAAAGACAGCTGTTCTCTGGCCACGGTTAACGAGGAAACTAGCGGGGATGGAGAAACAGATCGGCTGACGGACGACAG TCCTGAACAGAGCAGCACCGGAACTGCAGCCAATGGAGCGCAACAAACACAGTCAGCTGACCTCCAGTCAACCAATCAGAGAACAGAGAAGGGAACCCAGGTgatcagagaggagaagaacCTGACTTCAACTCCGGAGAAAGCTCCTTCCACTCTGCTCCCGCCCAAACTGACCCAGCTGCGCACAGAAAATGCAGACTCTTTCGACATGGAGGAG ATTCAGAGTAACGAAGATGAGGCTCTGCCACCCAGAATCTCCAGAAACAATG accTGTTGAGGACAGTCAGTCAGCAGTCAGACAGCAGTGGTTTTGCTGAGGAGCCCTCCGCTGAATCCAGCTACCTTAag GTGCAGGAGAGTAGCGACAGCTGTGACAGCGAGaccactgtgacatcacacccTTCACAAGATGTGGCCACGCCCCTTGCGCTGGACCAACCAGCGTTTGATCTGCtacacagcagagaggaggaggcagagccTAGTGGTAccgctgaggctgatgggaggaGTAGTTCCAGGGAAGAAGACAAGCATGAAAGGAGCTCAGAGCAGGTTCCACAGTACACAGCCCACCAGCTCCCCAGGAACAGAGCAACGGGAGTGCAGCAGGATGAGAACCGGGATGAGGGGCTGGATGAGACTGGGGACCAGATTGACCCAGAACCGGAACCAGAACTAGAGCTTCCCCGGAGTCTGTCTGCTTCAGAACAAGAACCAGAACTCACTCAAAACCAGACCGAGACCACTGCAGACACAGTAGCACCCACTGAGGGAGTGGGTGCTGAGGACAAGGCCCAAGTGGAGCATGTGCGCTTGGATGATTCATATTGTCCCCCTACTCCATCCTCTCCAGTCATGGGTGCTCTGAACCGAGCCAAAAAGAACCAGCTGAGCCAGCACCCCCAGCCCAGTGAGACGTCCCAAATCCCGGGTAGAGGACGAGGAAGAGGTGGTATCCCCCTGCAGAGATCCTCCTCCTTGCCCTCCTCACTTCTGTCGCCCGCCAGGGTAGTGTCCTCTGTCAGGATCCAGTTTGGGCGAGGCCAGGCATCTTGCACCCAGCCCAGGTACTCCTTCAGATACACCCAAGAGACCAGAGgagatgcagaggaggaggaggaaaaggaggaaggacaAACCAATTGTCGCTCTACTCAGAACATAAACCATGCCTCCTCTTCTGGCTCTAACAACAAACCACCAAGACTCCCCACCGAATCTCCCGTCCCACCCAAACCAATCCCAAGCTACCTGATGCAGTCATCACATTCTCTGCAGAGTCCCAGTCCTCCTCCTGATTGGTCACCAAGAGGCCAAGCCCTTTCCTGGAGCACCCAGAGCGTTCCTGATCTCTCCTCCAGTCAGCAGCAGCTTGGCCAGTTCCAACACAACATGAGTTCCAACCAAAACCAGCAAAGTTGGAATTCAGGACAGATGATGTTCCCTTATCCTACCCCTACtcctacccctaaccctacagCTCAGTACTTAAATCCAAGCCCCAGTCCCAGCCCCAGCATTAACCCAAACCCATACCCCTTCACCCTGAACCCTCCTCCACAGTACCCCTCCCCTCTGCATCCGTATGCCAGTCTTCCTAACCTCCTTCATCACAACCACCCCTCCCTGAACCATCATTCTAGTCTCACCAGTCTCCACCAACCTACAACTCCTCCAATCCCCCAGCACGGCAGCCTCTCCAACTTGCACCAGCCCTCTTCCACAGCTCCTCATCACATCAGTCTGGGCAACCTGCATCCAGGAAGTCCTATAATGCACCACCAGGGCTTCAGTTACCCATACAGTCATCAGTTGCCTTACCTCACTCCTCACAGCCCACAGTTTGCCACACCCTATCTTGGTTACCATGGGTATAACATGAACCCACACCTGGCATTTCCTCACCCTGTCACACAGTTGACCCCAGAACACAGCCTCCACCGGGAACACACTCCTCCTACCCCGGGCTTCCTCCCAGGCCAGGCCTCAGCCCTCGGCCCAGGTCACAGCCTTCACCCAGGTCTTGCTCCTTCTGCTGCTCCAGGTCCAGGCCCCAGCCATGGCCTGTCAAGTACTGAGATGCAGCTGAGGAGAGTTCTGCATGACATCAGAGGAACGGTTCAGAGTTTGAGCCAG AGCCGAGCCGACACTCCAGACGTGTTCAGTGAGCGCAGAGCACCTCTGCCCAGCCACCCG TCTTTGGCAGAGTTTCAACAGAAGAGGCGGAGTCTGAACTTGTTCCGCAGTCAGATGATGGACCTAGAGCTGTCAATCATCCGACAGCAGGCTCTGGTCTACAAACACCTGAGTCCTGCTGACAG gctggAGATGGAGCAGCTTCAATCTCTGAGGTCAGCAGTCAGAGAGGAACTGCAGGAGCTGGAACAACAGTTGGAAGACAGACTGATGGAACACACACCACACAGG GGTCTCCATAGGGACAGCAGTATTGACAGTCTGTCCACTGCCTCTGCACTGAGAGCCATGGAGCCG GTGTCAGACCTCCTCAGAGAGCAGCTCTTCCTCCAGTCAGAGCTCAGCTATGACGGCAACGCTCCCTCCACCAACCCTTCCTCCCGGTCCTCCAGTCCAGTcagaggagaaggaggctgCGAGCAGAGACAAGGCGTGTACCGGGCATCAATCAACATAACCCCTGTCCTCCCTCCTCGACCCAACACActcactgaggaagaggaggaggaggaggaggaaggagggagggatggtggtggtggtggaggagggggaggaggagaagtaccagaggaggagggagcagcAGGAGAAGTCAGAGTGGACAACCTGCAGCAGCTCATCAGAGAG ATTCGAGAGAGCGTGGCGCAGGAGGTCCGACGGGAGATCTACAGCGAGCTGATGGCTGCAGTGTCACCACGGCGATCACCCCTACCGGCTAGACAACACCCCTTGTAG